The Vigna unguiculata cultivar IT97K-499-35 chromosome 6, ASM411807v1, whole genome shotgun sequence genome contains a region encoding:
- the LOC114188531 gene encoding isoleucine N-monooxygenase 1-like has protein sequence MGYAPYISCLHLQPLLISLFVVICGFTIIKVFKNHIIQKPKLPPGPKPWPILGNLPEMLSNKPVFQWIHNLMQDMNTEIACIRLGNVHVIPVTCPSIANEFLRKHDAEFASRPLTMATDIISSGYVTIAIVPFGEQWKKMRRIFVNDLFSPLRHHSFQHKRNEEADNIMFYVYNRCNNVNDKGLVNVRDVTQHYCCNVTRKMIFNTRYFGKGRVDGGPGPEEVEQVNTIFTLLKHVYAFSVSDYVAWLRAFDLDGHKRKVKEGMRRMEKYHDPMIEERMKQWKNGAKSVEEDLLDVLISLKDDNNNPTLTIKEIKALTIELMLGGADNPSNAVECTLAEMVNQPHILQQAIDEVDKVVGKQRMVQESDIPNLNYLKACLREAFRLHPVVPFNPPHVSSNDTMVANYFIPKGSHVLLSRHGLGKNPKVWSEPHKFIPERHQKSDGSMLVLSEPDLKFVSFGTGRRGCPAVILGSTMTVMLLARLIHAFSWSAPPNLSSINTLKSDKGGMLVEPLVLEAKPRLASELYYN, from the exons ACCCTGGCCTATACTTGGTAACCTTCCTGAAATGCTTTCAAACAAACCTGTTTTTCAATGGATTCACAACCTCATGCAAGATATGAACACTGAAATTGCATGCATTCGTCTAGGAAATGTCCATGTAATCCCTGTCACATGTCCCTCCATCGCTAATGAGTTTTTGAGAAAGCATGATGCTGAGTTTGCATCAAGACCACTAACAATGGCCACTGATATCATATCCAGTGGTTATGTGACCATAGCTATTGTACCCTTTGGGGAGCAATGGAAGAAAATGAGGAGAATCTTCGTCAACGACTTGTTCTCCCCTCTCAGGCACCACTCATTCCAACACAAAAGGAACGAAGAAGCTGATAACATCATGTTTTATGTCTACAACAGATGCAACAATGTGAACGATAAGGGCCTCGTGAATGTGAGGGATGTTACACAACACTATTGCTGCAATGTGAcgagaaaaatgatttttaacacAAGGTACTTTGGAAAGGGTAGGGTGGATGGAGGGCCAGGGCCAGAGGAAGTAGAACAAGTGAATACCATTTTCACATTGCTTAAACATGTTTATGCATTTTCTGTTTCTGATTATGTGGCGTGGTTGAGGGCTTTTGATTTGGATGGGCACAAGAGGAAGGTGAAGGAAGGAATGAGAAGGATGGAGAAGTATCATGATCCGATGATTGAAGAGAGAATGAAGCAATGGAAGAATGGAGCAAAGAGCGTTGAAGAAGACTTGTTGGATGTTCTCATATCACTCAAAGACGACAACAATAATCCTACTTTGACAATCAAGGAAATCAAGGCGCTTACTATA GAACTAATGCTTGGAGGTGCAGACAATCCATCTAATGCAGTTGAATGTACCCTTGCAGAAATGGTAAATCAACCCCATATACTTCAACAAGCTATTGATGAAGTAGACAAGGTTGTAGGTAAGCAAAGAATGGTACAAGAATCAGATATTCCAAATCTCAATTATTTAAAGGCTTGTTTGAGAGAAGCTTTTCGCCTTCATCCTGTGGTACCGTTTAATCCTCCCCATGTCTCAAGCAATGACACAATGGTGGCAAACTATTTTATTCCAAAGGGTAGTCATGTACTACTAAGCAGACATGGACTTGGAAAAAACCCTAAAGTGTGGAGTGAACCTCACAAGTTCATACCTGAACGTCATCAAAAGAGTGATGGATCTATGCTTGTTTTGTCAGAACCAGATTTGAAGTTCGTATCATTTGGCACAGGAAGAAGAGGTTGTCCTGCAGTCATACTTGGGTCCACCATGACTGTGATGTTATTGGCCAGGTTGATCCATGCATTTTCCTGGAGTGCACCACCAAATTTATCAAGTATCAACACTCTTAAATCTGATAAGGGTGGTATGCTTGTTGAACCACTTGTGTTAGAAGCCAAACCAAGATTAGCATCAGAGTtgtattacaattaa